The genome window GCTTTTTTAATTACTGGAGCTTTTTTCGGCGCAACTTCGACTTTTTCATTTGCATCTTGGTTAGATTTTTCTTGTGATTCTTCCCCTGATTCAGGAGAAACTTCGACTTTTCTTCTAATAATTAATTTACTCGCTGCAGCTTTTTGAGCAGCTTCTTTTTCAGGATTTTTTCCAGACCGATGAAAAGCACGCAATTTAGCAGCCTCTGTTTCAGAGATCGCATTAAAGTGATTTTTTACTTGAATCCCGAGTTCTTGAAGCTTAATAATGGCAGCCTTGGTCTCAATCCCCAACTCTTTCGCCAAATCAAGTACTCTAATACGACTCATCAAATGCAGCTCCCAATATAATCATGCCAACAAAGCTAGCACGGTAAAAATAAATAAAAACTTTATATTACGACTCAAATTCTTTGGCCATAATAACAGACAAAACTTTAATAACAGCATCTTTTCTAGTAAGAAGCATTGCTTTTACTGCTTTTTCTTTGCCAAAAAATGTTTTTCCCAGCAAAGCAGAGGATGCATTAATTTTTATTCCTAAAACTCTACTCTTATACCGAATGAGCAAAGCATCACAATGACGATAAAATCTTTCACTACCATCATTTGAAAAAAGGAACACTCTGGAAATACGATTTGGATCCTTTTGTTTTTGTTTCGCACGAACAGCAGCTAGCCCTGCTTCTTCAGTTTGTAGCAATGTTTCGATGCTTTCCAATCCACCACGAAGACTACCGCAGCGGCGTGCAAAGGCAAGAGCGTGAATCAAATTATCACTTAATTCAACACTTGGAACTTTTATCGTACCATCAGGAGAAAAAACCTGGAAAGACTTTTGCAAGTTATGGAACAACAATTGAAGTTCAGTATCAGTTTCCAGAGATCTTGGCAGTTTCAGCATGTAACTTTCCAGACAATTTTATAGGTAATCCAGTTTTATATGCAATTTCATCTGCATTAGAACTAGCAACGGATTTAAAATCAGAATAACCAGCAGTATGAATAACTGCGGCTATTTGTTCAGCAACGCCTTTTAATTGCATCCAATAGCGCAAGCGTTCTGTAGGCACATTTTTTATATCGACTTTTTCAGGATCTAACAAAGGCTGAGGACGAGTTTTTGCAACAATATCATCAATCGCAGCTTCAGCTTCTTCTGATTCAGTCATTTCTTCTTCTTCATCTAAAATTGGCTCACCTAAATGAAAATCTTCTAAATCTTCATCTGTACTAAGATCAGCTTTTTGCTCTTCCAAAGAAGCAGCTAATTCAGCTGCTCCCTGCATGACTTGTTCAGCTTCTTCAGGAGTTAATCTTAACAACTTGATCAAAGTACGTTGATCCATTCTCGAAATATCTGCAGGATCTTTGTATCCTTCGTTCACAAGAATTTCAGCACGCATTTCGCCTAAAGCAGGAATTTGCGCTATTACGTTTTTATATTCTTGAACAAGTTCACGCATTTTAGATTCTGAACGAATATCCACTTTCCAACCGGTTAATTGGGCTGCAAGACGGACATTTTGGCCTCGTTTACCAATGGCTAGAGATAAATGTTCATCAGGAACGACAACTTCCATAATATGCAAACGTTCGTTTACAATAACTTTTGATGGTTCAGAAGGCGCTAAGGCATTACAGACGAAACGCGCAGGATCTCTATCATACGGAATGATATCAATTTTTTCACCGCGTAATTCTTGAACAATAGCTTGAACACGAGCACCTTTTATACCAACGCAGGCTCCTACTGGATCAATAGATGGCTCAGTACTGTAAACAGCTATTTTAGAACGACTACCAGGATCGCGTGCTGCACTTTGAATCACAACAATACCTTCAGATATTTCTGTCACTTCTTGTTCAAATAAACGAATTAAAAGTTCAGGATGTGCACGACTTAACATGACCTGTGGCCCACGAGTTGACTTTTTCACATCAACAACGAAAGCAATTACTTTGTCACGAATTTTGTATTTTTCGCCAGGTATTTGTTCCCGTACAGGCAATACACCTTCTGTTGGGCCTAAATCAACTATGATATCCGCCTTATCAAAACGACGGACTTGTCCAACTACAGTTTGATGTTTTTTATCTTTGAATTCTCTGACAACTTTTTCCTTTTCAGCTTCCATCACCTTTTGTACAATTGCTTGTTTAGCGGCTTGGGCAGCGATACGGCCGAGCTGGTCAGTTGGAAGCGGTTCACCTATTTCATCACCAATTTGCAAGGAGTCATCCATTGCTATTGCTTCAGAAGCAGGTATTTGCTTACTTACATTTGTAAGTTCGTTGTCTGCGACAACTATACGATAGCGAATTAACTCAATTTCTTCTGTTTCTTCGTTGAAACGTGTTTCAAAGACGCAATCACCAAAATGTTTGCGTGCAGCTGTAAGAACCGCTTCTCTTAATGCGCCTATTAGCAGCTGGCGATCAATATTTTTTTCTTTACCTACAGTTTCAATTACACGCTTCAAATCTATTTGCATTAAATGCACCTCTGAAAACAAGCTTAAAATTCAATGAATCCCATTAGTTAGAATTCGACTATTTTATTTTTTTTAATGCCCCTTGCCGAGCTTTTTGTCGAGCAGCATCTTTCGCTAACTTTACCGACTTCGATGCTGGATGGAATGGTAACACAAAAGCTATCTTAATTTCCTCAATGGGAACCTCAAATCTATGCGAACCTTCCACAAGCACTATGACTTTAGAATCTTTATTATCACAAATTTCATTTATTACCATAGTGAACTTGCTTCGACCAGAAATTTTCTGCCAAGTTTCAACAGTTATAACATCACCTATGGACGCTTGAAAGTCTTCAAGATCATAAAGAGTGGGCTCAGACCCAGGAGAACCTACTCGAATATTTACATCATCTGTAAATGGTTCAAAAACAGTAGACTCCATAAAATACTTATGAACTTCAGTACATTCATCAAATGACAGGTTTGTATCAGCCAAACGCGGGGACTTATTTGCCTCAATATCGGACAAAGAGTAGCCTTTATCTAAAATGATATCAACAATCGACTCACCCTCTTCAACAAAAAAAAGCCAATTTCTAACCCGCATTTTCAAAACACCAGGCTCAACAACCTTTTGTTTTTGCAAGTTTGCAAGCTCTCTTCTTAGGTTATGAAGAATTTCACTATGATTTTGCCTAGTTAACTGTTTTGGGTGACTTAGTTTATTCGCATCGTTTTCTAGATACAAGAGATCTCCAAGATTTTAAAAAGTTTAAGGAATGTTAACCCTTTAATAAATCCCCAACGGAGGGGGCAAACTTTAAACAAATTGGGTATAACGTAATTCCTATAAAATCAAATCAAATTTTTCATGAATTGAACAAAAATTTATATCTATGGTCGAATACAGATCCCACAATTATACAAATTTCTTTTCTTATATATTTGAAAGGAGATAAAATTGAAAGGACTTTACAGAAAAAGACTTGGAATTTGGGGGGAAGAGACTCTTGACTGTTGGATGAGTAAAAAAAAATGGATTCCCATATTAAAAAACAAGAAAATAAAACGAGGCGAAATTGATAGAATTTATCAATTCATGAAAAACCATTACTGTATCGCAGAAGTTAAAACTATTTTTTTAAATAAAAGCATGTCTAGTGAATATTTGTTTTCTGAAAACTTTATGAAAAAATTCGTAAAAAAACAGCAACTTCTAAATTTATTGAAATTTGCTAATTTCTATCTTAAAAACAAAGAAAATAATGTTTTCATCAGAATATTTTTAGTTTTCTTATTTAGTAAAAACAATTTTTACATCGACAAGATACACTTGTGCCAGAACATTAAGATTTGTTACTTAGAAAAAAATTTCGTTATTATTTCTATAATTCCTGAGTTTACCCCTAATTTTTATGGAAAAA of Pigmentibacter sp. JX0631 contains these proteins:
- the nusA gene encoding transcription termination factor NusA codes for the protein MQIDLKRVIETVGKEKNIDRQLLIGALREAVLTAARKHFGDCVFETRFNEETEEIELIRYRIVVADNELTNVSKQIPASEAIAMDDSLQIGDEIGEPLPTDQLGRIAAQAAKQAIVQKVMEAEKEKVVREFKDKKHQTVVGQVRRFDKADIIVDLGPTEGVLPVREQIPGEKYKIRDKVIAFVVDVKKSTRGPQVMLSRAHPELLIRLFEQEVTEISEGIVVIQSAARDPGSRSKIAVYSTEPSIDPVGACVGIKGARVQAIVQELRGEKIDIIPYDRDPARFVCNALAPSEPSKVIVNERLHIMEVVVPDEHLSLAIGKRGQNVRLAAQLTGWKVDIRSESKMRELVQEYKNVIAQIPALGEMRAEILVNEGYKDPADISRMDQRTLIKLLRLTPEEAEQVMQGAAELAASLEEQKADLSTDEDLEDFHLGEPILDEEEEMTESEEAEAAIDDIVAKTRPQPLLDPEKVDIKNVPTERLRYWMQLKGVAEQIAAVIHTAGYSDFKSVASSNADEIAYKTGLPIKLSGKLHAETAKISGN